Proteins encoded in a region of the Methanobrevibacter millerae genome:
- the cysK gene encoding cysteine synthase A — MVNVPELKRGVLDSVVDAIGNTPIVRLNNLTKDLEAEVDVKMESFNPTGSVKDRVAVAMIEDAEQKGLIKEGSVIVEPTSGNTGIGLGFAAAAKGYKLILTMPETMSIERRKLLAIFGAEIVLTPGSEGMGGAIAKANEIAEENPNAIILGQFDNPANVEIHAKTTAQEILRDTEGNVDIVVAGVGTGGTVTGIGKVLKEEVPDVKIVAVEPEDSQTLGKGEKGPHKIQGIGAGFVPSIYDAEVIDEIFPVANDDAGKTLVNLAKNEGIFAGISSGAATFAALELAKREENKDKRIIAILPDNGERYLSVEWLFE; from the coding sequence ATGGTAAACGTCCCAGAATTAAAAAGAGGAGTCTTGGATAGTGTTGTTGATGCAATTGGAAACACTCCAATCGTAAGATTAAACAATCTAACTAAAGACTTGGAAGCAGAAGTAGATGTGAAAATGGAATCTTTCAATCCAACTGGAAGTGTAAAAGATCGTGTTGCAGTTGCAATGATTGAAGATGCAGAGCAAAAAGGTTTGATTAAGGAAGGTTCTGTTATTGTTGAGCCAACAAGTGGAAACACAGGTATTGGTCTTGGTTTTGCAGCAGCTGCAAAAGGTTATAAACTGATTTTAACCATGCCTGAAACAATGTCTATTGAAAGAAGAAAATTGCTAGCTATTTTTGGTGCTGAAATAGTTTTAACTCCTGGTTCAGAAGGAATGGGTGGAGCTATTGCAAAAGCAAATGAAATAGCTGAAGAAAATCCTAATGCAATTATCTTAGGTCAATTTGATAATCCGGCAAATGTTGAAATCCATGCAAAAACCACTGCTCAGGAAATATTAAGAGACACTGAAGGAAATGTGGATATCGTTGTTGCAGGTGTCGGAACCGGTGGAACTGTTACTGGTATAGGTAAAGTCTTGAAAGAGGAAGTTCCTGATGTTAAAATTGTTGCAGTTGAACCTGAAGACTCACAAACTTTAGGAAAAGGCGAAAAGGGACCTCATAAAATCCAGGGTATTGGTGCAGGTTTTGTTCCTTCAATTTATGATGCAGAAGTCATTGACGAGATTTTCCCAGTTGCAAATGATGATGCTGGCAAAACATTGGTTAACCTTGCTAAAAATGAAGGTATATTTGCAGGTATTTCATCTGGTGCTGCAACTTTCGCTGCTTTGGAATTGGCTAAAAGAGAAGAAAATAAAGACAAAAGGATTATTGCAATTTTACCGGATAATGGTGAACGTTATCTCTCCGTTGAATGGTTATTTGAATAA
- the cysE gene encoding serine O-acetyltransferase: protein MFDRLRSEIKAIKQNDPAARSTIEIFLCYPGFYALLFHRLSHYLWNHSFKLLARFISTISRFLTGIEIHPGAQFGKRVFIDHGMGIVVGETTIVGDDVLIYQGVVLGGTTTQKTKRHPTIEKGVIIGAGAKVMGNITIGEYSKIGTGAVVLKDVPPESTCVGVPGRIVKSKNKSHVVDLEHNKLPDPVADAIRTLEKQIHDNEELIKILLDKNGICLTDGQINEKVDCGDLLKKDGD from the coding sequence ATGTTCGATAGGTTGAGAAGTGAAATTAAGGCTATTAAGCAAAACGATCCGGCAGCACGTTCAACAATTGAAATATTTTTGTGCTATCCTGGATTTTATGCATTATTGTTCCATAGGCTTAGCCATTATCTGTGGAATCATTCATTCAAATTATTGGCCCGTTTTATCTCAACCATATCTCGTTTTCTTACAGGTATTGAAATACATCCTGGTGCACAGTTTGGTAAAAGAGTTTTCATCGACCATGGGATGGGTATTGTTGTTGGTGAAACAACAATTGTTGGTGATGATGTGCTGATTTACCAGGGTGTTGTGCTTGGAGGAACTACAACCCAAAAGACTAAAAGACATCCAACCATTGAAAAAGGTGTTATTATTGGAGCTGGAGCTAAAGTAATGGGAAATATTACTATTGGCGAATATTCCAAAATCGGTACTGGTGCTGTGGTTTTAAAAGATGTTCCTCCTGAATCAACATGTGTTGGTGTCCCGGGAAGAATCGTTAAAAGTAAAAATAAAAGTCATGTCGTTGACTTGGAGCATAACAAATTACCTGACCCTGTTGCCGATGCAATCAGAACTTTGGAAAAGCAGATTCATGATAATGAGGAACTTATTAAAATATTGCTTGATAAGAATGGAATTTGTTTAACTGATGGCCAAATCAATGAAAAGGTTGATTGTGGTGATTTATTAAAAAAAGATGGTGATTAA
- a CDS encoding transcriptional regulator: protein MKPPCEIVVWYVIPAIRSELAKELLNLGMKQKDVSELMDITQPAVSQYITDKRGSGIKLEDDVRQMVKDFAAQLSNGEATKADLIPRTCKICKNVETSTVLEQLGIDTDDLGEDCQSCMGSEAK from the coding sequence ATGAAACCACCTTGTGAAATTGTTGTATGGTATGTTATACCTGCTATTAGATCAGAATTAGCAAAGGAATTATTGAATTTAGGAATGAAACAGAAAGATGTCTCTGAACTTATGGACATTACTCAACCTGCAGTATCACAATATATCACAGATAAACGTGGTAGCGGTATTAAACTTGAAGATGATGTTAGGCAGATGGTTAAGGACTTTGCTGCCCAACTGTCAAATGGCGAAGCTACCAAAGCGGATTTGATTCCAAGGACATGTAAAATATGTAAAAATGTAGAAACTTCCACTGTTCTTGAACAACTTGGTATTGATACTGATGATTTAGGTGAAGATTGTCAATCTTGTATGGGCTCAGAAGCAAAATAG
- the cysS gene encoding cysteine--tRNA ligase, whose translation MDIYSTLTRSKENFETMNKNRVNFFVCGPTVYDDAHIGHGRTYISFDTIKRYLEYSGYAVFYIQNITDIDDKIINRSKESGIPAHDIARKFEKRYIEDMAKLNVTGVNLFARATDHLDEIIDQIQRLIDKGFAYESDDGVYFEIEKFEEFGKLSNRKVDEMESHRELAETTKKSEQDFALWKKRENVDEPTFPSPWGDGRPGWHIEDTAITEYYFGEQYDVHGGGLDLIFPHHEAEITQMEAVSGKSPMVRYWLHTGFLNVNGEKMSKSLHNFITIRELLKDWDADTFRFFVLSTHYRSPIDFSKDSLHQSEKSLEKIKKFYTALDVEVSDVESDFEALKVAKEEFFGSMDDDFNTPKAIASLFVLINDCKNIDLSDDDKAAIKSFLDDVSQILGIDFTLEETSAGSDDLFDLITDVRSELRAAKQYELSDKIRDELINLGYEISD comes from the coding sequence ATGGATATTTATTCTACATTAACTCGTAGTAAAGAGAATTTTGAAACCATGAACAAGAATCGTGTAAACTTTTTTGTTTGCGGTCCTACTGTTTATGATGATGCCCATATTGGTCATGGAAGAACTTACATTTCTTTTGATACAATTAAACGATATTTGGAATACTCTGGATATGCGGTATTTTATATTCAAAATATTACCGATATTGATGATAAGATTATTAACAGGTCAAAAGAATCTGGAATTCCAGCACATGATATAGCTAGGAAGTTTGAAAAAAGATACATTGAAGACATGGCTAAATTAAATGTAACAGGTGTTAATTTATTTGCAAGAGCAACTGATCATCTTGATGAAATAATTGACCAAATTCAAAGATTAATCGATAAAGGTTTTGCTTATGAAAGTGATGACGGTGTCTACTTTGAAATTGAAAAATTTGAAGAGTTTGGAAAATTGTCAAACCGTAAAGTAGACGAAATGGAGTCTCACCGTGAATTGGCTGAAACCACTAAAAAAAGTGAACAGGATTTCGCTTTATGGAAGAAAAGGGAAAATGTAGATGAACCAACTTTCCCATCTCCTTGGGGTGACGGCAGACCTGGATGGCACATTGAAGACACTGCAATAACTGAATATTACTTCGGTGAACAGTATGATGTTCATGGTGGAGGGCTTGACTTGATATTTCCTCATCACGAAGCTGAAATTACTCAAATGGAAGCTGTCAGTGGAAAATCTCCTATGGTAAGATACTGGTTACACACAGGATTTTTAAATGTTAACGGAGAAAAGATGTCCAAATCCCTCCATAATTTTATTACTATACGTGAATTGTTAAAAGATTGGGATGCAGACACATTCAGGTTCTTTGTATTGTCAACTCATTACAGAAGTCCTATTGATTTTTCAAAAGATTCTCTTCACCAGTCAGAAAAAAGTTTGGAAAAAATTAAAAAATTCTATACAGCACTTGATGTTGAAGTTAGTGATGTTGAATCTGATTTTGAAGCTTTAAAAGTAGCTAAAGAAGAGTTCTTTGGAAGTATGGATGATGATTTTAACACTCCAAAGGCCATTGCATCTTTATTTGTTTTAATTAATGATTGTAAAAACATTGATTTGTCAGATGATGATAAAGCAGCTATTAAATCATTTTTAGATGATGTTTCTCAAATTTTAGGTATTGACTTTACTTTGGAAGAGACTTCCGCAGGTTCAGATGACTTGTTTGATTTGATTACAGATGTCAGATCTGAGTTAAGGGCTGCAAAGCAATATGAATTGTCTGATAAAATACGTGATGAGTTAATTAACTTAGGTTATGAAATAAGTGATTAA
- a CDS encoding O-acetylhomoserine aminocarboxypropyltransferase/cysteine synthase family protein, translating into MTNKNYGLATLGVRAGQEPDPVTGAQAVPIYQTTSYVFKDSDEAARRFALQEFGQIYSRLTNPTSDVFEARIAAIEGGNSGLSTSSGLAAISYAILNITQPGDNIVSADNLYGGTYQLFDYTFKDLAREVKFVNSQDLQAFEDAIDEKTKAIYCESIGNPKLDVPDFEALAEIAHSHDIPLIVDNTIGVGLVRPLEHGADVIAASATKYVGGHGTAVGGYIVDSGKFNWGNGKFPNFSEPDPSYHGLVFWDSFGDVPELGNLAFTVRARARLLRDLGATQAPVHSFIFLQGLESLDVRVKRHSENALKVAKFLESHPKVKWVNYPGLESHPTYETNKKYLKDNFAGILGFGVEGGEEAGRKVIENLELFSILANIGDAKSLAIHPASTTHQQLTVEEQKATGVTPDFIRLSIGLEDVNDLIDDLKQALDKI; encoded by the coding sequence ATGACTAACAAAAATTATGGTTTAGCCACTTTAGGCGTAAGAGCAGGTCAAGAACCTGATCCCGTAACTGGGGCACAGGCTGTCCCAATATACCAGACAACTTCATATGTATTTAAAGATTCCGATGAAGCTGCAAGACGTTTCGCCCTTCAAGAATTTGGTCAAATTTATTCAAGACTTACAAATCCAACCAGTGATGTATTTGAAGCAAGAATTGCTGCTATAGAAGGTGGAAATTCTGGTCTTTCAACATCAAGTGGTCTTGCTGCTATCTCATACGCAATCTTAAATATCACACAGCCTGGAGATAATATCGTTTCAGCAGATAACTTATATGGTGGAACTTACCAATTGTTTGATTACACATTCAAGGATTTGGCAAGAGAAGTTAAATTTGTCAATTCTCAGGATTTACAAGCATTTGAAGATGCAATTGATGAAAAAACAAAGGCAATCTACTGCGAATCTATTGGTAATCCAAAATTGGATGTACCGGACTTCGAAGCTTTAGCTGAAATTGCACATTCACATGACATTCCATTAATAGTAGATAATACTATTGGTGTAGGTTTAGTAAGGCCTTTGGAACATGGTGCTGATGTTATCGCAGCATCTGCAACAAAATATGTTGGAGGACATGGAACTGCTGTGGGAGGATACATTGTAGATTCAGGTAAATTCAACTGGGGAAATGGTAAATTCCCAAATTTCTCTGAACCTGATCCAAGTTATCATGGATTAGTGTTCTGGGATTCATTCGGAGATGTACCTGAACTTGGTAATCTTGCATTTACTGTAAGAGCAAGAGCAAGATTATTGCGTGACTTGGGAGCAACTCAGGCACCTGTGCACAGTTTTATTTTCCTTCAAGGTCTTGAAAGTTTGGATGTACGTGTAAAAAGACATTCTGAAAATGCACTTAAAGTAGCTAAATTTTTAGAATCCCATCCAAAAGTAAAATGGGTTAACTATCCTGGTTTGGAATCTCACCCAACTTATGAAACAAATAAAAAATACTTAAAAGATAACTTTGCAGGTATTTTAGGATTTGGAGTAGAAGGCGGTGAAGAAGCAGGAAGAAAAGTTATTGAAAACTTGGAATTATTCTCAATTCTTGCTAATATTGGTGATGCAAAAAGTTTGGCAATACACCCTGCAAGTACTACTCACCAACAGTTAACTGTTGAAGAGCAAAAGGCAACTGGTGTAACACCGGATTTCATCAGGTTATCCATTGGTCTTGAGGATGTAAATGATTTAATTGATGATTTAAAACAAGCATTAGATAAAATATAA
- the nifS gene encoding cysteine desulfurase NifS: MYLDNSATTRVNDEVLEEMLPYFNEEFGNPSTLYSIGRESKKALELARQRIADSINAKSDEIIFTSGGSESDNLAIKGIAFKLQKKGRHIITSEIEHPAVKETLYFLESLDFKVTYLPVYENGIIKIEDLKEAITPETILITIMHGNNEIGTLQPIEEIGQIAHDNGIVFHTDAVQTFGKVEIDVEKQNIDLLSVSSHKINGPKGVGAIYIKKGIRLVPLIHGGGQERGIRSGTENVPGIVGFGKAAELACSNLEEHAQKQSKIRDEIIEKVLDKIPEAYLNGDRNQRLPNVINFRFKAIEGESLILLLDANGYQTSTGSACSSKTLEASPVLTALGLDPVDVHGSLRISLSPDTGDFDVDDFVDVIAKSVERLRQMSPLWNNDLDYNKIVGRK, from the coding sequence ATGTATTTAGATAATTCAGCAACAACAAGAGTAAATGATGAAGTATTGGAAGAAATGTTACCTTATTTTAATGAGGAATTTGGTAATCCATCAACTTTGTATTCAATAGGTCGTGAATCTAAAAAAGCTTTAGAACTAGCAAGGCAAAGAATCGCAGATTCTATAAATGCAAAAAGTGATGAAATTATTTTCACCAGTGGTGGATCTGAATCTGATAATTTAGCCATTAAAGGTATTGCCTTCAAATTGCAAAAGAAAGGTAGGCACATTATCACTTCCGAGATTGAACACCCTGCTGTTAAAGAAACTTTATACTTCCTTGAATCTCTAGATTTCAAAGTTACCTATTTGCCAGTGTATGAAAATGGTATTATTAAAATTGAAGATTTAAAAGAGGCTATTACTCCAGAAACAATTTTAATAACAATTATGCATGGTAACAATGAGATAGGTACACTTCAGCCTATAGAAGAGATTGGTCAAATTGCTCATGACAATGGAATAGTTTTCCATACTGATGCAGTTCAAACCTTCGGTAAAGTTGAAATTGATGTTGAAAAGCAAAATATTGACTTATTATCCGTATCTTCCCATAAAATTAATGGTCCAAAAGGTGTAGGTGCGATATATATTAAAAAAGGTATTAGGTTGGTTCCTCTTATTCATGGTGGAGGTCAGGAAAGAGGAATCCGGTCAGGAACTGAAAATGTTCCTGGTATTGTTGGATTTGGAAAAGCAGCCGAACTTGCCTGCAGTAATTTGGAGGAGCATGCTCAAAAACAATCCAAAATTAGGGATGAAATAATTGAAAAAGTTTTAGATAAAATTCCTGAAGCATACTTGAACGGTGATAGGAATCAAAGATTACCTAATGTCATTAATTTCCGTTTTAAAGCTATTGAAGGTGAATCTTTAATTCTTTTATTGGATGCTAACGGTTATCAAACTTCAACAGGTTCTGCCTGTTCATCTAAAACATTGGAAGCTTCTCCAGTTCTAACTGCATTAGGACTTGATCCTGTTGATGTGCATGGTTCTTTAAGAATATCATTATCTCCAGATACTGGTGATTTTGATGTTGATGATTTTGTTGATGTAATTGCAAAATCTGTAGAAAGATTAAGACAAATGTCTCCTTTATGGAATAATGATTTAGATTATAATAAAATTGTAGGTAGGAAATAG
- the nifU gene encoding Fe-S cluster assembly scaffold protein NifU, which translates to MDYSDKVMDHFANPRNCRPMEDADGVGQVGNPTCGDLMTIYIKVEDDKIADISFQTFGCGAAIATSSMITEIAVGKTLDEALAISRNDVAEELDGLPPIKMHCSNLAADGLQAAIENYYETHQS; encoded by the coding sequence ATGGATTATAGTGATAAAGTAATGGATCATTTTGCAAATCCAAGAAATTGTAGACCGATGGAAGATGCAGATGGTGTTGGACAAGTCGGAAACCCTACCTGTGGGGATTTGATGACTATTTATATTAAGGTTGAAGATGACAAGATTGCTGACATTTCATTCCAAACATTCGGTTGCGGTGCAGCAATTGCAACAAGCAGTATGATTACTGAAATCGCAGTTGGAAAAACTTTGGATGAAGCATTGGCAATTTCCCGTAATGATGTTGCTGAAGAGCTTGACGGACTTCCACCTATTAAAATGCACTGCTCAAATTTAGCAGCTGATGGTCTTCAGGCAGCAATTGAAAATTATTATGAAACCCATCAAAGTTAA
- a CDS encoding desulfoferrodoxin family protein, whose protein sequence is MAKILKCDDCGSIIQVLVEDDGDACDTHMIDIPVQTEGDKSPKHKPVVEIDGDKVTVKVGEAAHPMDDDHYIQFLVVEAGAEQYAKCFKPGDVAEATFTVNSTDDVVAFAFCNLHGLWSSE, encoded by the coding sequence ATGGCAAAAATATTAAAATGCGATGATTGTGGAAGTATTATCCAAGTTTTAGTGGAAGACGATGGTGATGCATGTGATACTCACATGATTGATATTCCAGTACAAACCGAAGGTGATAAATCACCTAAACACAAACCTGTAGTAGAAATCGATGGTGACAAAGTAACCGTAAAAGTAGGTGAAGCAGCTCACCCAATGGATGACGATCACTACATTCAATTTTTAGTTGTTGAAGCAGGTGCTGAACAATACGCAAAATGCTTCAAACCAGGAGATGTTGCAGAAGCAACTTTCACTGTTAACTCTACAGATGATGTCGTAGCATTTGCATTCTGTAACTTACACGGACTTTGGTCCAGTGAATAA
- a CDS encoding DHH family phosphoesterase, with the protein MKKNCPKCNGLGSIVVDYKECSSCGGTGYEDDAFDVGSHFKGVNNNARAKFDLGSDQDIPCEACNGKGQVEVYEDCAYCNGTGQINVCRDCGKPLDEKYDICAECGAKRKEDKMKRKEAEEKRIAREKEVKDVYILDSLVQMRDMDRDKLYKGKITRIEKYGAFVTLNNNVWGLMRGEVSGYNVGDEVIVFITSIKSREGKIDFAPAYVRNHRIIKLTKSIPRTVIDELDSKMGRMVRIDGEVLQVQQTSGPTIFTITDESGVAEVAAFDEAGVRAYPEVNEGDAVEILGDVNQHGGKTQIEASSMTKLEGTKKDDILKLIDDALNEKAKPEDVEFLVKSDILNKLKPKMREAAQKIRRAILDGRTILLRHHNDADGICAGVAMEKAVVPLIEEINPSNDAQYYYFKRSPSKAPFYELEDVVKDLSFALEDQERHGQKLPLIVLLDNGSTEEDIVALMQAKIYDIEVVVIDHHSPGDLLTVDEIDGEIVGATVAVDEYVDSHVNPYLVGGDSQLTAGALATEVAHIINPKVKQLIQHLPAIAALGDRAECGEVYQYLELAYEKNFTKEHLAKVAECIDFESYFLRFMNGRGIMDTILAVDNFDKHYKMIDALYKEYEKRIDTQLKAVLPNIETSQFENGIYFNMIDVEKFAHKFTFPAPGKTCGFVHDRMIKKLGEDKPIVTLGHGPDFGVFRATDAVNEKFGFNVNDIVSNLAIKVPSAGVDGGGHECAGSVKYIEGLGEEILSEIVNEVKSLSKL; encoded by the coding sequence TTGAAAAAGAATTGTCCAAAATGTAATGGTCTTGGATCTATTGTTGTAGATTATAAGGAATGCTCTAGTTGTGGAGGAACAGGTTATGAAGATGATGCATTTGATGTTGGAAGTCATTTTAAAGGAGTAAATAACAATGCTAGAGCAAAATTTGATTTAGGATCAGACCAAGATATTCCATGCGAAGCCTGTAACGGAAAAGGTCAGGTTGAAGTTTATGAAGATTGTGCTTACTGTAACGGAACAGGCCAGATTAATGTTTGCCGTGACTGCGGCAAGCCTTTAGATGAGAAATATGATATTTGTGCAGAATGTGGGGCTAAACGTAAGGAAGATAAAATGAAAAGAAAAGAAGCTGAAGAAAAACGTATTGCTCGTGAAAAAGAAGTTAAGGATGTTTATATTTTAGATTCATTGGTTCAAATGAGGGATATGGATCGTGATAAATTATATAAAGGTAAAATCACAAGAATAGAAAAGTATGGTGCATTCGTTACATTAAATAACAATGTTTGGGGATTGATGAGAGGTGAAGTCTCCGGTTATAATGTTGGTGATGAAGTTATTGTATTTATCACTTCAATCAAGTCAAGAGAAGGGAAAATTGACTTTGCTCCTGCTTATGTTAGAAACCATAGGATTATCAAGTTAACCAAATCTATTCCACGTACTGTCATTGATGAACTGGACAGTAAGATGGGCAGGATGGTTCGCATTGATGGTGAAGTTTTGCAGGTTCAGCAGACTTCAGGCCCTACAATATTTACCATAACTGATGAAAGTGGTGTTGCTGAAGTGGCTGCCTTTGATGAAGCTGGAGTTAGGGCATATCCTGAAGTTAATGAGGGTGATGCTGTAGAAATTTTAGGTGATGTTAATCAGCATGGCGGTAAAACACAGATTGAAGCATCTTCAATGACTAAACTTGAAGGAACTAAAAAGGATGACATCTTAAAATTGATTGATGATGCATTAAATGAAAAAGCTAAACCTGAAGATGTTGAATTCTTGGTTAAAAGTGATATTTTAAACAAACTTAAACCTAAAATGCGAGAAGCTGCTCAAAAGATTAGAAGAGCGATTCTTGATGGAAGGACTATTTTACTTAGACATCATAATGATGCTGATGGTATATGTGCAGGAGTGGCTATGGAAAAGGCTGTTGTTCCTTTAATTGAAGAGATAAATCCTAGCAATGATGCACAGTATTATTATTTCAAGCGTTCACCATCCAAGGCTCCATTTTATGAGCTTGAAGATGTTGTAAAAGATTTGTCATTTGCATTGGAAGACCAAGAAAGGCATGGTCAAAAGTTGCCGCTTATCGTTTTGCTTGATAACGGTTCTACAGAAGAGGACATTGTAGCATTGATGCAGGCAAAAATCTATGATATTGAAGTTGTTGTTATAGATCATCATTCTCCAGGTGATTTATTAACAGTTGATGAAATAGACGGTGAAATTGTAGGTGCTACCGTTGCAGTTGATGAATATGTGGATTCTCATGTAAATCCATATCTTGTTGGTGGAGATTCACAGTTGACTGCGGGAGCATTGGCAACTGAGGTTGCACATATCATAAATCCAAAAGTCAAGCAACTGATTCAGCATTTGCCTGCTATTGCGGCATTGGGGGATCGTGCTGAATGCGGTGAAGTATATCAGTATTTGGAGCTTGCTTATGAGAAAAACTTTACAAAAGAGCATTTGGCGAAAGTGGCTGAATGTATTGATTTTGAATCATATTTCCTAAGATTTATGAACGGTAGAGGTATTATGGATACTATTCTTGCTGTTGATAATTTTGATAAGCATTATAAAATGATTGATGCATTATACAAAGAATATGAAAAAAGAATTGATACCCAGCTTAAGGCTGTACTTCCAAACATCGAAACATCACAGTTTGAAAATGGCATTTACTTTAATATGATTGATGTTGAAAAATTTGCCCATAAGTTCACATTTCCTGCTCCTGGAAAGACCTGTGGTTTTGTTCATGACAGAATGATAAAGAAACTTGGTGAAGATAAACCTATTGTAACATTAGGTCATGGTCCTGATTTTGGAGTGTTCAGGGCAACTGATGCGGTCAATGAAAAATTCGGATTCAATGTTAATGATATTGTTTCCAATTTGGCCATTAAAGTTCCTTCCGCTGGTGTTGATGGTGGAGGCCATGAATGTGCAGGTTCTGTAAAGTATATTGAAGGTTTAGGTGAAGAAATTTTGTCCGAAATAGTAAATGAGGTAAAATCTTTATCTAAATTATAA
- a CDS encoding zinc ribbon domain-containing protein, which yields MEFWNYCPNCGKRLMPNEEFCIGCGAKTISQDNEGNYFFTPPIHNIGFFDLKIDFSPYININTDFKYDVCSCGYFNKIDNEFCPHCGVKRVDKGLSRIIKKYVKPRFDIHDFEASNDIICECGAVNSNDSEFCDMCGRRLHEEPKGDDTYANFELEYENPIFCTCGEENSEDSQFCENCGLPLNGYRNIDDIKILCVCSILNDATSQYCVECGKNLDEEISEIICVCGTRNPLNTRFCLSCEKPLNPERLIKSKLVCSCGKIMNFNSEFCPNCGKNIKKIISRKKTISKTIKSVKDVWNGV from the coding sequence ATGGAGTTTTGGAATTATTGCCCTAACTGTGGAAAAAGGTTAATGCCTAATGAGGAGTTTTGCATTGGCTGTGGTGCCAAGACTATTTCTCAAGATAATGAAGGCAATTATTTTTTTACTCCACCGATTCATAATATTGGATTTTTTGATTTAAAAATTGACTTTTCACCATACATTAATATAAACACTGATTTTAAATATGATGTATGTTCATGCGGTTATTTTAATAAAATTGATAATGAATTCTGCCCTCATTGTGGTGTTAAACGTGTTGATAAAGGATTATCAAGAATCATTAAGAAATATGTAAAACCTAGATTTGATATTCATGATTTTGAGGCAAGTAATGATATAATCTGTGAATGCGGTGCAGTCAATTCAAACGATAGTGAATTCTGTGACATGTGTGGTCGCAGACTTCATGAAGAACCAAAGGGTGATGATACATACGCCAATTTTGAGTTGGAATATGAAAATCCTATCTTTTGCACATGCGGGGAGGAAAATTCTGAAGACAGTCAATTTTGTGAAAATTGTGGTCTTCCTTTAAATGGTTACAGGAATATAGATGACATAAAGATTCTGTGTGTATGTTCTATTTTAAACGATGCGACATCACAATATTGTGTTGAATGTGGTAAAAATTTGGATGAAGAGATTTCTGAAATCATTTGTGTCTGTGGTACTAGAAATCCGTTGAATACCAGATTTTGCTTATCTTGTGAAAAACCTTTGAATCCTGAAAGATTAATAAAATCCAAACTTGTATGCAGCTGCGGTAAAATAATGAATTTCAATTCGGAATTCTGTCCGAATTGTGGAAAAAATATCAAAAAAATTATTTCCCGAAAGAAAACTATTTCTAAAACTATCAAATCTGTTAAAGATGTATGGAATGGTGTATAA